One Brassica oleracea var. oleracea cultivar TO1000 chromosome C7, BOL, whole genome shotgun sequence genomic window carries:
- the LOC106305132 gene encoding agamous-like MADS-box protein AGL97 — protein sequence MVKRGGTKRKIDKMEKIPKREYRATTFSKRCSGLYSKASQLCLLSGAQVAILATPPSSQSNVSFFSFGHSSVDAVVKAYLTGRRLPPVREEPMEEDIGVCLARKELGLELWWEKESLSKSKNRQELMDAINSMERMLSKLRSGDLVSNYKQREEDLKNNEVTKTDVVLHKETQEPDKTLDLQAVCCILDDDLAVGFDKVTEEQDQILAICDSFCAEENNSNINGSSVSLDRSDQAMDHLMDIDGLLDLETTYESSAFDYGVLDSTRELHETAGSLLINFEAARDL from the coding sequence ATGGTGAAAAGAGGAGGCACTAAGAGAAAGATCGATAAGATGGAAAAGATCCCGAAGAGAGAGTATCGCGCGACTACTTTCTCCAAACGTTGTTCCGGACTTTACAGCAAAGCCTCGCAGCTATGCCTTCTCTCCGGCGCACAGGTAGCCATCTTGGCGACTCCTCCTTCTTCGCAGTCCAACGTCTCTTTCTTCTCCTTCGGTCACTCTTCCGTGGATGCCGTCGTGAAAGCTTATCTCACGGGACGGCGTCTTCCTCCTGTTCGAGAAGAGCCGATGGAGGAGGATATTGGTGTATGCTTGGCTCGCAAGGAACTAGGGCTGGAGTTGTGGTGGGAGAAGGAGAGTCTTTCCAAGTCCAAGAATCGTCAAGAGTTGATGGATGCGATTAACTCCATGGAGAGGATGTTGAGTAAACTACGTTCTGGAGACTTAGTCAGTAATTATAAACAAAGAGAGGAAGACCTAAAGAACAACGAGGTGACGAAGACCGATGTCGTTTTACACAAGGAAACTCAAGAACCGGATAAAACCCTAGATCTCCAAGCAGTTTGTTGCATCCTTGATGATGATTTAGCTGTTGGTTTTGACAAGGTCACTGAAGAGCAAGATCAGATCCTGGCTATTTGTGATAGTTTTTGTGCTGAAGAGAACAACAGCAACATAAACGGTTCAAGTGTAAGTTTGGATAGGTCTGATCAAGCGATGGATCATCTCATGGATATTGATGGACTGCTAGATTTGGAGACGACTTATGAAAGCTCAGCATTCGATTATGGTGTTTTGGATAGTACTCGGGAGCTTCATGAGACTGCGGGGAGCCTTTTGATCAACTTCGAAGCTGCTCGCGATCTCTAA
- the LOC106304153 gene encoding uncharacterized protein LOC106304153 isoform X3 has product MASIPKSTTFSMHQFKLQKPISKDDLIRTALHKKKKRWFLKNALLFFSWRKWRRRDSHYAGEGDVEMELDVHMARARNFRASSVGPGSISGPVYVTESWSGSSTPYRTIRPSSLTSTPAAVPYMSLRELNMERQHRSNASSSRSGPLYLVT; this is encoded by the exons ATGGCTTCGATCCCCAAATCGACTACTTTCAG TATGCATCAATTCAAGCTCCAGAAGCCTATATCCAAAGACGACCTGATCCGAACCGCTCTCCACAAGAAGAAGAAGCGTTGGTTCTTGAAAAACGCTTTGCTCTTCTTCAGCTGGCGGAAATGGCGAAGGCGAGACAGTCATTACGCAGGGGAAGGAGACGTGGAGATGGAACTCGACGTTCACATGGCGAGGGCTAGGAACTTTCGCGCCTCATCAGTCGGACCCGGTTCGATATCTGGTCCGGTTTACGTGACGGAGAGCTGGAGCGGTTCGAGCACACCGTACCGAACGATAAGACCTTCTTCGCTGACGTCGACGCCAGCTGCTGTTCCGTATATGAGTCTACGGGAGCTTAACATGGAGCGGCAACACAGGAGCAACGCATCTTCTTCTAGGTCGGGTCCTCTTTACTTGGTCACGTGA
- the LOC106304153 gene encoding uncharacterized protein LOC106304153 isoform X1, with translation MSNNTSPVSPMPLSQHFSDYGFDPQIDYFQVLLLFFLLHVSLVSSFLCYKVLEEARKHKKETSSIDSMHQFKLQKPISKDDLIRTALHKKKKRWFLKNALLFFSWRKWRRRDSHYAGEGDVEMELDVHMARARNFRASSVGPGSISGPVYVTESWSGSSTPYRTIRPSSLTSTPAAVPYMSLRELNMERQHRSNASSSRSGPLYLVT, from the coding sequence ATGTCAAACAACACTTCCCCTGTTTCTCCCATGCCCCTCTCTCAACACTTCAGCGACTATGGCTTCGATCCCCAAATCGACTACTTTCAGGTTCTTCTTCTCTTCTTCCTCCTCCATGTTTCTCTAGTTTCAAGTTTTCTTTGTTATAAGGTTTTGGAAGAAGCAAGAAAGCACAAGAAAGAAACTTCCTCCATTGACAGTATGCATCAATTCAAGCTCCAGAAGCCTATATCCAAAGACGACCTGATCCGAACCGCTCTCCACAAGAAGAAGAAGCGTTGGTTCTTGAAAAACGCTTTGCTCTTCTTCAGCTGGCGGAAATGGCGAAGGCGAGACAGTCATTACGCAGGGGAAGGAGACGTGGAGATGGAACTCGACGTTCACATGGCGAGGGCTAGGAACTTTCGCGCCTCATCAGTCGGACCCGGTTCGATATCTGGTCCGGTTTACGTGACGGAGAGCTGGAGCGGTTCGAGCACACCGTACCGAACGATAAGACCTTCTTCGCTGACGTCGACGCCAGCTGCTGTTCCGTATATGAGTCTACGGGAGCTTAACATGGAGCGGCAACACAGGAGCAACGCATCTTCTTCTAGGTCGGGTCCTCTTTACTTGGTCACGTGA
- the LOC106304153 gene encoding uncharacterized protein LOC106304153 isoform X2, which yields MSNNTSPVSPMPLSQHFSDYGFDPQIDYFQVLEEARKHKKETSSIDSMHQFKLQKPISKDDLIRTALHKKKKRWFLKNALLFFSWRKWRRRDSHYAGEGDVEMELDVHMARARNFRASSVGPGSISGPVYVTESWSGSSTPYRTIRPSSLTSTPAAVPYMSLRELNMERQHRSNASSSRSGPLYLVT from the exons ATGTCAAACAACACTTCCCCTGTTTCTCCCATGCCCCTCTCTCAACACTTCAGCGACTATGGCTTCGATCCCCAAATCGACTACTTTCAG GTTTTGGAAGAAGCAAGAAAGCACAAGAAAGAAACTTCCTCCATTGACAGTATGCATCAATTCAAGCTCCAGAAGCCTATATCCAAAGACGACCTGATCCGAACCGCTCTCCACAAGAAGAAGAAGCGTTGGTTCTTGAAAAACGCTTTGCTCTTCTTCAGCTGGCGGAAATGGCGAAGGCGAGACAGTCATTACGCAGGGGAAGGAGACGTGGAGATGGAACTCGACGTTCACATGGCGAGGGCTAGGAACTTTCGCGCCTCATCAGTCGGACCCGGTTCGATATCTGGTCCGGTTTACGTGACGGAGAGCTGGAGCGGTTCGAGCACACCGTACCGAACGATAAGACCTTCTTCGCTGACGTCGACGCCAGCTGCTGTTCCGTATATGAGTCTACGGGAGCTTAACATGGAGCGGCAACACAGGAGCAACGCATCTTCTTCTAGGTCGGGTCCTCTTTACTTGGTCACGTGA